In Corynebacterium nuruki S6-4, the following proteins share a genomic window:
- a CDS encoding carbohydrate ABC transporter permease, translating into MNRTRHSLGRTVGNYLGVIVIVVWALAPFYWMLVTAFRDKSHTFDTFPLPSHLTLANFSEALATDKGNNFLASIGNSLIIGAATTAIALVVGVFTAYALARIDFRGKGFVTGIILGASMFPGVALVTPLFQLFGDLGWIGTYQALIIPNISFVLPLTVYTLTSFFRELPWKLEEAARVDGASRSLAFRKIILPLAAPAVFTTAILAFINTWNEFMLAKQLSTTATEPVTVAIARFSGANAYEYPYAAVMAAGAIVTVPLVIMVLVFQRRIVSGLTAGGVK; encoded by the coding sequence GTGAACCGGACCCGACACTCCCTCGGCCGCACCGTCGGCAACTACCTCGGCGTGATCGTCATCGTCGTCTGGGCGCTCGCCCCGTTCTACTGGATGCTGGTCACCGCCTTCCGCGACAAGTCGCACACCTTCGACACCTTCCCGCTGCCCAGTCACCTCACCCTCGCCAACTTCTCCGAGGCACTGGCCACCGACAAGGGCAACAACTTCCTCGCCTCGATCGGCAACTCGCTGATCATCGGCGCCGCCACCACCGCCATCGCCCTGGTCGTCGGCGTGTTCACCGCCTACGCCCTGGCCCGCATCGACTTCCGGGGGAAGGGATTCGTCACCGGAATCATCCTCGGCGCCTCGATGTTCCCCGGTGTCGCCCTGGTCACCCCGCTGTTCCAGCTGTTCGGCGACCTGGGCTGGATCGGCACCTACCAGGCGCTGATCATCCCGAACATCTCCTTCGTGCTGCCGCTGACGGTCTACACACTCACCTCGTTCTTCCGGGAACTGCCATGGAAGCTGGAGGAGGCCGCCCGAGTTGACGGTGCCTCCCGCAGCCTGGCGTTCCGGAAGATCATCCTGCCGCTGGCAGCCCCCGCGGTGTTCACCACCGCGATCCTCGCCTTCATCAACACGTGGAACGAGTTCATGCTGGCCAAGCAGCTGTCCACCACGGCGACGGAACCGGTGACGGTGGCGATCGCCCGGTTCTCCGGCGCGAACGCCTACGAGTACCCGTATGCCGCCGTCATGGCCGCCGGGGCGATCGTCACCGTGCCGCTGGTGATCATGGTGCTGGTGTTCCAGCGGCGGATCGTCTCCGGTCTGACCGCCGGCGGAGTGAAGTAG
- a CDS encoding carbohydrate ABC transporter permease, whose amino-acid sequence MALLAVVIGYPVVRAVYLSFQSDRHLDKSTGMFVDGGFAGFDHYLYWLTQRCMSPNGTVSTCAPGNLAMDFWPALRVTLFFVVVTVALETVLGLWMATVMNRSFVGRSLLRAAVLVPWAIPTAVTAKLWQFMFAPDGIVNSLTGLDVAWTTDPWAARFAVIIADVWKTAPFMALLILAGLQMVPAGVYEAARVDGASRWQQFTKITLPLVKPALMVAVLFRMLDALRMYDLPVIMISGSSNSPTAVLSQLVIEDMQGGNFNSASAISTLIFLLIFAVAFIMVKFLGADVAGTQNMPTASGKNGKKRRWSLRKKEDAQ is encoded by the coding sequence ATGGCCCTGCTGGCGGTCGTCATCGGCTACCCGGTCGTCCGGGCGGTCTACCTGTCCTTCCAGTCGGACCGGCACCTGGACAAGTCCACGGGCATGTTCGTCGACGGCGGTTTCGCCGGCTTCGACCACTACCTGTACTGGCTGACCCAGCGCTGCATGTCCCCCAACGGCACCGTCTCGACCTGTGCCCCGGGCAACCTGGCCATGGACTTCTGGCCCGCCCTGCGCGTCACCCTGTTCTTCGTCGTCGTCACCGTCGCGCTCGAGACCGTCCTCGGTCTCTGGATGGCCACCGTGATGAACCGCAGCTTCGTCGGCCGCAGCCTGCTGCGCGCCGCCGTGCTGGTCCCCTGGGCCATCCCCACCGCCGTCACCGCGAAACTGTGGCAGTTCATGTTCGCCCCCGACGGCATCGTCAACTCCCTCACCGGACTCGACGTCGCCTGGACGACCGACCCGTGGGCCGCGAGATTCGCGGTGATCATCGCCGACGTGTGGAAGACCGCCCCGTTCATGGCGCTGCTCATCCTCGCCGGACTGCAGATGGTCCCCGCCGGGGTCTACGAGGCCGCCCGGGTCGACGGCGCCTCCCGCTGGCAGCAGTTCACGAAGATCACGCTGCCGCTGGTCAAGCCGGCCCTCATGGTCGCGGTCCTGTTCCGCATGCTGGACGCCCTGCGCATGTACGACCTGCCGGTCATCATGATCAGCGGCTCCTCCAACTCGCCGACCGCCGTGCTCAGCCAGCTGGTCATCGAGGACATGCAGGGCGGCAACTTCAACTCCGCCTCGGCGATCTCCACCCTGATCTTCCTGCTCATCTTCGCCGTCGCCTTCATCATGGTGAAGTTCCTCGGTGCTGATGTGGCGGGGACCCAGAACATGCCCACGGCGTCCGGGAAGAACGGGAAGAAGCGACGCTGGTCGCTGCGCAAGAAGGAGGACGCACAGTGA
- a CDS encoding ABC transporter substrate-binding protein, whose protein sequence is MATLPKKLLATLAAAGLTTGLVACSSDDDGSGGDINTDHGPITFAMGKNDTNKLTPVIEAWNKDHPDEKVTLKELAGEEGDQRDTLVKSLQSGSDEYDVMALDVIWTAQFAANGWLAPLTGDLATSTDGILDAPVQSATYNDTLYALPQNTNGQLLYRNTDQVKDAPQKWDDVVEACKAIVEENKDCLTTQLKQYEGVTINTGNFMDGWGGGILGEDGRPTVTSDASKAGLQALVDAYKDKTIAPSSTAASEEETNLSFTGGKTAMAINWPYMYAESQADGAATKGKVEVQPLVAKDGTGVSTLGGYNNGINVNSKHMGTALDFMKFIINEDNQKSFAEASFPPVLSSIYDDQSLIADQPYLPALKQSLENAKPRPVSPNYDELSKAVQDNGYAAITGKKDVDTATADMDSAIRNVTE, encoded by the coding sequence ATGGCCACCCTGCCCAAGAAGCTGCTCGCCACGCTCGCGGCCGCCGGTCTCACCACCGGACTCGTCGCCTGCTCCTCCGACGATGACGGATCCGGCGGTGACATCAACACCGACCACGGCCCCATCACCTTCGCGATGGGCAAGAACGACACGAACAAGCTCACCCCGGTCATCGAGGCGTGGAACAAGGACCACCCCGACGAGAAGGTGACGCTCAAGGAGCTCGCCGGTGAAGAGGGCGACCAGCGCGACACGCTCGTGAAGTCGCTGCAGTCCGGTTCCGACGAGTACGACGTCATGGCCCTCGACGTCATCTGGACCGCCCAGTTCGCCGCGAACGGCTGGCTCGCCCCGCTCACCGGCGATCTGGCGACCAGCACCGACGGCATCCTGGACGCCCCGGTGCAGTCCGCGACCTACAACGACACGCTCTACGCCCTGCCGCAGAACACCAACGGTCAGCTGCTCTACCGCAACACCGACCAGGTCAAGGACGCCCCGCAGAAGTGGGATGACGTCGTCGAGGCCTGCAAGGCCATCGTCGAGGAGAACAAGGACTGCCTGACCACCCAGCTCAAGCAGTACGAGGGTGTCACCATCAACACCGGCAACTTCATGGACGGCTGGGGTGGCGGCATCCTCGGTGAGGACGGCCGCCCCACCGTCACCTCGGACGCCTCGAAGGCCGGCCTGCAGGCCCTCGTGGACGCCTACAAGGACAAGACCATCGCCCCGTCCTCCACCGCCGCCAGCGAGGAGGAGACCAACCTGTCCTTCACCGGCGGCAAGACGGCCATGGCCATCAACTGGCCGTACATGTACGCCGAGTCCCAGGCCGACGGTGCCGCCACCAAGGGCAAGGTCGAGGTCCAGCCGCTCGTCGCCAAGGACGGCACCGGGGTCTCCACCCTCGGCGGCTACAACAACGGCATCAACGTCAACTCCAAGCACATGGGGACCGCCCTGGACTTCATGAAGTTCATCATCAACGAGGACAACCAGAAGTCCTTCGCTGAGGCGTCCTTCCCGCCGGTGCTGTCCTCCATCTACGACGACCAGTCGCTCATCGCCGACCAGCCCTACCTGCCGGCGCTGAAGCAGTCCCTGGAGAACGCGAAGCCCCGCCCGGTCTCCCCGAACTACGACGAGCTGTCGAAGGCCGTGCAGGACAACGGCTACGCGGCCATCACCGGGAAGAAGGACGTGGACACCGCCACCGCCGACATGGACTCCGCGATCCGCAACGTCACCGAGTAG
- a CDS encoding ABC transporter ATP-binding protein, whose product MATKADVVFDHVQIRYPGADAPTVKDLSLDIAAGEFLVLVGPSGCGKSTILRALAGLEPTAAGTISIGGRDVTGTEPGDRDIAMVFQDYALYPHMTVRENMGFALSIKKRPKAEIAERVDHAAELLGLTEFLDRKPKDLSGGQRQRVAMGRAIVREPKVFLMDEPLSNLDAKLRVQTRAQIVTLQKNLDVTTVYVTHDQVEAMTMGHRVAVLKDGELQQVDTPQNLYTDPVNDFVAGFIGSPAMNLLDTPDGTAGTVPELGVTGPAGAVRVGVRPEHLTVTPGEAAGGAAPGLTGTVTLVEELGADANVYADTPYGQVTARTQDHPGTLPPVGGSVTFTLSEGARLYFFDADGQAVAPA is encoded by the coding sequence ATGGCAACCAAGGCTGACGTCGTCTTCGATCACGTACAGATCCGCTACCCGGGTGCGGACGCCCCGACGGTCAAGGACCTCTCCCTCGACATCGCCGCCGGGGAGTTCCTCGTGCTCGTGGGCCCGTCGGGCTGCGGCAAGTCCACCATCCTGCGGGCACTGGCCGGACTGGAGCCGACGGCGGCGGGCACGATCTCCATCGGCGGCCGCGACGTCACCGGCACCGAACCCGGCGACCGGGACATCGCCATGGTCTTCCAGGACTACGCCCTCTACCCCCACATGACGGTGCGGGAGAACATGGGCTTCGCGCTGTCCATCAAGAAGCGGCCGAAGGCGGAGATCGCCGAGCGGGTCGACCACGCCGCCGAACTGCTGGGGCTCACCGAGTTCCTCGACCGCAAGCCGAAGGACCTCTCCGGCGGCCAGCGGCAGCGGGTGGCGATGGGCCGGGCGATCGTCCGGGAGCCGAAGGTCTTCCTCATGGACGAGCCGCTGTCCAACCTGGACGCCAAGCTGCGCGTCCAGACCCGTGCGCAGATCGTCACGCTGCAGAAGAACCTCGACGTCACCACCGTGTACGTCACCCACGACCAGGTCGAGGCGATGACGATGGGGCACCGGGTCGCGGTGCTCAAGGACGGCGAGCTGCAGCAGGTGGACACGCCGCAGAACCTGTACACCGACCCGGTCAACGACTTCGTCGCCGGCTTCATCGGCTCCCCCGCGATGAACCTGCTCGACACCCCCGACGGCACGGCCGGGACCGTCCCCGAGCTGGGTGTGACCGGCCCGGCCGGCGCGGTGCGGGTCGGCGTCCGCCCGGAGCACCTCACCGTCACCCCCGGCGAGGCCGCAGGTGGAGCTGCCCCCGGTCTCACCGGCACCGTCACCCTCGTCGAGGAGCTCGGGGCGGACGCGAACGTCTACGCCGACACGCCCTACGGCCAGGTCACGGCCCGGACCCAGGACCACCCGGGGACGCTGCCGCCGGTCGGCGGGTCGGTGACCTTCACGCTCAGTGAGGGGGCGCGGCTGTACTTCTTCGACGCCGACGGGCAGGCGGTCGCGCCCGCCTGA
- a CDS encoding sensor histidine kinase, with product MTESPVVQAGPGPFWRDRGFWVQAVIQSALFLFFGAVDLASRVNVDDHSDHTVTALLLIAGYGITFVGLLLQRRRPEPGLAVVAVGLVTVAASLSGIYVLAAGIVGYEAWFISGFIRLRRRLWLGVLLVGAVTTAVLAVLSPVKGIGWGGAQGAEELYGVAPTVRETAVALTVLTVLILVSVALCWQLGLGVRHQHERIENLAARAELAAVAERNRIAREMHDIVAHSLTAVIAQADGGRYAGKKHPEKAIEALDTISSTGREALAQMRQLLSVLREDDYRDVGAAPGVSGVPALVADARRSGLRVSSETVGTPREISATVGLTVYRTVQECLTNVLKHAGRVETALVLDWSVPGALTIRVDNAPGTGLVDAASPAGSVGGPGGQGLAGLSERARIHGGSATWGPSEVWPGGWRVTVMLAV from the coding sequence GTGACTGAGTCCCCGGTGGTGCAGGCGGGCCCGGGTCCCTTCTGGCGGGACCGCGGGTTCTGGGTGCAGGCTGTCATCCAGTCCGCCCTGTTCCTCTTCTTCGGGGCGGTGGACCTGGCGAGCCGCGTCAACGTCGACGACCATAGCGACCACACCGTCACCGCACTGCTGCTCATCGCCGGGTACGGCATCACCTTCGTCGGTCTGCTGCTGCAGCGCCGGCGGCCGGAACCCGGTCTCGCCGTCGTGGCGGTGGGGCTGGTGACCGTCGCGGCGAGCCTGTCGGGCATCTATGTACTGGCGGCGGGCATCGTCGGCTACGAGGCGTGGTTCATCTCCGGGTTCATCCGGTTGCGCCGTCGACTGTGGCTGGGCGTCCTGCTCGTCGGTGCGGTGACGACGGCGGTGCTTGCCGTGCTCTCCCCGGTCAAGGGCATCGGCTGGGGCGGAGCGCAGGGTGCGGAGGAGCTCTACGGGGTGGCGCCGACTGTCCGGGAGACCGCGGTGGCCCTGACGGTCCTGACGGTGCTCATCCTGGTCTCCGTCGCCCTGTGCTGGCAGCTCGGCCTGGGCGTCCGGCACCAGCACGAGCGCATCGAGAACCTCGCCGCCCGCGCCGAACTCGCCGCTGTCGCCGAGCGCAACCGCATCGCCCGCGAGATGCACGACATCGTCGCCCATTCCCTCACCGCCGTCATCGCCCAGGCCGACGGTGGCCGCTATGCGGGGAAGAAGCACCCGGAGAAGGCCATCGAGGCACTCGACACGATCAGCTCCACCGGTCGGGAGGCGCTGGCGCAGATGCGGCAGCTGCTCAGCGTGCTGCGGGAGGACGACTACCGGGACGTCGGCGCGGCGCCGGGTGTCAGCGGGGTGCCGGCGCTGGTGGCGGACGCCCGCCGCTCCGGGCTGCGGGTCTCCTCGGAGACCGTCGGGACGCCGCGGGAGATCTCCGCCACCGTCGGCCTCACCGTGTACCGCACGGTGCAGGAATGTCTGACCAACGTGCTCAAACACGCGGGCCGGGTGGAGACGGCGCTGGTGCTCGACTGGTCGGTGCCCGGAGCTCTCACCATCCGGGTCGACAATGCCCCCGGCACCGGACTGGTGGACGCTGCCTCCCCGGCCGGCAGTGTCGGCGGACCCGGTGGCCAGGGGCTCGCCGGCCTGTCCGAACGGGCCCGGATCCACGGCGGGTCCGCCACCTGGGGACCGTCGGAGGTCTGGCCGGGCGGGTGGCGGGTGACGGTTATGCTGGCGGTATGA
- a CDS encoding response regulator, with protein sequence MTGHITVALADDQQLVRAGFAMVLDSQDDIDVVWQAADGAEAVRSAAQQPVDIILMDVQMPTLDGIAATRQIVDAGVTGPGGEPTRVVVLTTFDNDEYVMNSIAAGASGFLLKDADPEELIDAVRTVGEASAVISPKATARLLRQVRESGPVPAAPVVPGPDDDLGLVDPLTPREREILVLMATGSSNQEIAARLFVSLPTVKTHVGRVLAKTGSRDRVHAVLFAFRCGLVDPGSVLDGE encoded by the coding sequence ATGACCGGACACATCACCGTCGCCCTGGCCGACGACCAGCAGCTGGTCCGCGCCGGGTTCGCCATGGTGCTCGACTCGCAGGACGACATCGACGTGGTCTGGCAGGCCGCCGACGGGGCGGAGGCGGTACGGTCCGCCGCGCAGCAGCCGGTGGACATCATCCTCATGGACGTGCAGATGCCGACCCTCGACGGGATCGCGGCGACCCGGCAGATCGTGGACGCCGGGGTGACCGGCCCCGGTGGGGAACCGACCCGGGTGGTGGTGCTCACCACCTTCGACAACGACGAGTACGTGATGAACTCCATCGCCGCCGGGGCCAGTGGTTTCCTGCTCAAGGACGCCGACCCGGAGGAACTCATCGACGCGGTCCGGACGGTGGGGGAGGCCTCGGCGGTGATCTCGCCGAAGGCGACGGCGCGGCTGCTGCGGCAGGTGCGGGAGAGCGGCCCTGTTCCCGCGGCACCTGTCGTACCGGGGCCCGATGATGATCTCGGACTGGTCGATCCGTTGACCCCGCGGGAGCGGGAGATCCTGGTGCTCATGGCGACCGGGTCCTCGAACCAGGAGATCGCTGCGCGACTGTTCGTCTCCCTGCCGACGGTGAAGACGCACGTCGGTAGGGTACTGGCGAAGACCGGCTCGCGGGACCGGGTCCACGCGGTGCTCTTCGCCTTCCGGTGCGGGCTGGTGGATCCGGGGTCGGTGCTGGACGGGGAGTAG
- a CDS encoding MspA family porin, whose translation MIGTLGVSGIGASTATGAGADIVDYLPWPAQVSGGEVTLGDREESRTTADGWVLHAGKTNESLYLSPALDGGLSTGEFFGTLDGRVWIDGDGAPELTGAFFETGYQIGCGVDIAGGVSAQAGFTQGVAPHADAGITGGPSANVALPDIAGMQAGADATATMQAGVDGKAEADQNFTAQLNPGSVTDVPLVSQPLDPEFKRAAAGFTGAHLQINGCLGPVSVRSYVTVTSTSPTSTDAVSVYGDARRVR comes from the coding sequence GTGATCGGCACTCTGGGCGTCTCCGGTATCGGCGCCTCCACTGCCACCGGTGCCGGCGCGGACATCGTGGACTACCTGCCGTGGCCGGCCCAGGTGTCCGGTGGGGAGGTCACCCTGGGTGACCGGGAGGAGTCCCGTACCACCGCCGACGGGTGGGTGCTGCATGCAGGGAAGACCAACGAGTCGCTGTACCTTTCCCCGGCGTTGGACGGTGGCCTGTCCACCGGGGAGTTCTTCGGCACCCTCGACGGGCGGGTGTGGATCGACGGGGACGGGGCCCCGGAACTGACCGGCGCGTTCTTCGAGACGGGATACCAGATCGGCTGCGGTGTGGATATCGCCGGTGGCGTGTCGGCGCAGGCCGGCTTCACCCAGGGGGTCGCACCGCACGCCGATGCGGGCATCACCGGTGGACCGAGTGCGAATGTCGCACTGCCGGACATCGCGGGGATGCAGGCCGGGGCAGATGCCACCGCGACGATGCAGGCGGGGGTCGACGGGAAGGCGGAGGCGGACCAGAACTTCACCGCGCAGCTGAACCCGGGGTCGGTCACCGATGTGCCGCTGGTGTCCCAGCCGCTCGATCCGGAGTTCAAGCGGGCTGCCGCCGGGTTCACCGGTGCGCACCTGCAGATCAACGGATGCCTGGGGCCGGTGAGCGTCCGCTCCTATGTCACGGTCACCTCCACGTCACCGACGTCGACTGATGCGGTCAGTGTCTACGGCGACGCCCGCCGGGTCCGCTGA